The DNA window ACAGACTCCGGTGTTCTACATGACCATCCTCTCTTCTCTCCTAGTGGATTGAAAGAGAAATCACAGAACCTGCAATTGAATGGACACCCCCTGGATGCAGAAATAAGGTCTATTTGTATACCTGTATTAAATTCATCAACTGTAATATTATATTTGTTACGACGGAGTTTCCGATTTGGATAAAGATCGCTCTGTATAGGCTGAAGCTCTCTATTCTTATTGTGGACAATCTTACCGTTTAATTTAAATGATAGACCATCTATATCAGATGATATGCCTTTTTGAACAATTTCTCTTACAATCTCTTCCCCATCCCCTCGGACAATACCATCTATTCTTAGAATATTCTCAAAAAGGTCGTCAACATATCTTGTTGCGTGTCTTCCTCCAACGATAACTGTTATATTTTCGGGTATACTGTTAATGGTAGCTCTTACAAACTCCTCTTCGAGATCCCAATTGTGGCTTACGAGGACCAGATCAGTCTTATCTTCAATAAATGAAGAAAAAGACTCTCTTTCGTACCTCAGGTCAATTATCTTTATACTATCTACCATATTTTCTATGGCATTTGCTATATACTCAAGACCTAAAGGTGGGAAAAAACCTATGGTTTTCAGTTCTTTCTTGTAAGGATATACACATAAAACATTTTTGTATTTCATGATATTTCAGGGTCTTTGCTTACTCAAAGATAAAAAATTTTAAAAATTATGCGCCTTATTTTTTGGGGTGTCAATAAAGAAAAGAATAAGTTATATAAAAAATTTACTGTGGTAAATCTGAGGCTAAAACCATTTTTTTCTTTTAAAATGGATAAACATGGAAAGACCAATAACAAACATAAGGCCTAGAACAATAAAATAACCGCTTTTCCATTCAAGCTCTGGCATATATTTAAAGTTCATCCCATAAATCCCTGCTATAAAAGTCAAGGGAATAAATATCGTTGCAATCATTGTCAATACCTTCATAACTTGATTCAACCTGTTGCTTACACTGGAAAGATAAATATCAAGCATTCCTGAAACCATATCCCTGAATGTCTCGACGGTATCAATCACCTGGATGGTGTGGTCATATACATCTCTCAAGTATATCTGTGTTTTTTCATGAATAATAGAGGATTCTCCCCTTTCAAGAACACTGATAACTTCCCTTAAAGGCCAGACTGATTTGCGCAAGAAAATCATCTCTCTTTTTAAATCATGAATTATCTTTAATGTTTCTGGCGTTGGATTTTTTACCAGCTCCTCCTCTATCCCCTCTATTCTTTCTCCAATCTTTTCCAAAATAATGAAATAACCATCAACAACAGCATCCAGAAGTGCATAGGCAAGATAATCTGCTCCAGCTTTTCTAATCCGTCCTTTACTATTCCTGATTCTTTCTCTGATGGGATGAAAAACATCCCCTTCCAATTCTTGAAATGAAATCACAAAATTTGAACCAACAATCAAACTCACCTGCTCTGTTTTTATTTCATCACTCTTGTCGTCATAATATAACATTTTTAAAACAACAAAGATATGGTCATCAAAATCTTCATACTTAGGGCGCTGACCCGTATTAACAATATCTTCTAAAACAAGAGGGTGTAATTTAAACTCTTTACCGATTTTTTTTATAATCTCAACATCATGAATACCACTTATGTTTATCCAGGTAACTGTTTCGGTATCCTTAAAAGGAAAACATTCCTCAGCTTTTTTTGCTGCTTTTTCCTGAAATTGTGCTTCGTCATAGTCAATGATATCAATCTTTGCCTTTTCAATCCTTTTGTCTCCAATGTGAACAACAGCTCCTGGTGGAAGACCTGTCTTTTTTGATACTCTCTTAAAAAATTTTGGCATGATTCACCTCCTAAAAAATTAAAATTCTGGAATTATTTTTGTGTATCAAAAACATGAATCGCATTAATAAAGAGAGTAGAATTTGGAATAAGAATCTTTTTCCCCTCTGCAAGAAGAGTGGTGTATCTAAGGTCAATTTCAATCACGATTCCCTCAAAACCTGTTACAGAAATACGGTCATTGGGCTGAAAAGGGCGATAGATAAAGATAAGTAACCCCGCAAGAGCATTTGAAAGGACATCCTTGAGAGCAAATCCAAGAGCGAAGCCTGTAAGCCCTAAACCTGCAACCAAGGCAGTTATATTAATACCCATCTTCCCTAGCGCCATTATCAAACCCAAAAGTATTAAAGTACCTTTGGCCAATTTTCCCATCAGATTAAAAACTTCTTTGTTGGTTGGGACGACCATCTCACCGATGCGACTGATTATGATTTTAATAAAAACGCCTGCTGCCCAAAAAAACAAAAAAATAAGTAGTCCCACTATACCTCTCGGTGTAAAAAGTGCAATCTGAGTTACCAGTTGTTGCAGCTCTTTCAATAATTCTTCCATTTTTATCCTTTCTCATAGATTTTTTGACATTATAGACAATTTGCATGAAATCAGTCAACTCTTTCCAATGCCTCCCTTTATGAAAGCAAATCTGTGGAATTTTTATTTTTATAGCTAAGATGAGAATTCATAGAGCAAAAGCTCGCCTTAAAGAGGCATTGAATAGGGAATCTGATTTTTACAAAAGCAGAGATGGAAACCTCAGGTGTGACCGTAAGCAACCAAAATAAAATTAATGATATACTTCCCTTCTCCATCGATAAGGGAGGTCAATGATTGTTCCTGGTGTGCTTATGGTTTTTAAGGCCGCTAAGGCATCAAGTAATACCTTTTTTTGTTGCGCTTTGTTATATGGCTCTCCCAGTGGATGACCAAACGGCCATTTCATAAAGAGGGCTCTGGGAGGCTTTACTTTTTCAGTAATCTCTTTTACAATCGAAATGGAAACCGTACAAATCCCCTTTTCTTCAATGACCCTTTGTATCAGTCCTACAGACTGATTGCAGATCCCTCAGGCAGGGGTGAGAATCACAACATCAACCCCCTCTTCTAATAACTTCTCAGCAATCTCCTTTGAACTCTTTTTTATCAATGAATCCGTATCGTGGATATGTCCCATGAAACTATAATGGTTTTCAGCCACTTCGCCGATAATTCCCTCTTCTTCAAGCTCAGCTAGTCTATCAAGGGGAAGAACAATATTGAGATCTCTCTCAGCATCCTTATGGTCATAATGAGAATGGGAGATGATATAATCTTCAGGTCTAATTAATTTTGGAAGGACTCTATAGCTATAATCTCCCTTCGGGTTTAACAAATCAAAGGGAGGTTGATTCTTTAAATGGACTCCAGCGGTTGTTACCAAGGCAATTTTACATTTATCCAAATCTTTTTTAAAAGGAGTCCACGGCACATCTTCTGACCTTACAATAGGAAACCTATGAACCCATCTCCTTAATAAAAAAGGGAAAAGAGTAAAAATCTTGCTCCAAAACCTGTCACGAAAAATTTTGAGAAACATATCTATCCTTCTGTTGAGTAAACAAAGAAAAAGGGGAATAGAAAAGCTCTCCCCCCCTTTTATAAAAATCTAACAGCACTCTTTCTCAGCATATTTTTCAGGGTCTTTATCAAATGTCTCTTTACAACCCACAGCACAAAAATAGTATGTTTTATCTTTATAGGTACTCGTAGCTGCTGCTTCTTCCTCTTTTACTTCCATTCCGCAAATAGGGTCTATAGCCATAAGATCTTACCTCCTTGATACATATCTTCCTACAAACTTTTGAGCAACGCCCAACAATTCATCCATATCAACAGGCTTTGTTAAAAAATGGGATGCCCCTGCCTCCAGAATTTCTTTTCTCTTACCATTGTCATAAGCACTGATAACCACAATAGGCTGATCTTGATCAATCTTCTTTATTGCGTTTATTGTCTCTTCTCCATCCATTACAGGCATTCTCAGGTCAACGATAATCAAACTATATTTATGAGTTAAAAACTTTTTTAAGGCATCAGAACCATTTTTTGCAACATCTATGCTAAAACCAGCATCCCTAAATACTGTAGACATCACTAGTCTAAAGCTTGAATTATCATCAGCTACGAGAATATCATATTCCATATTAAAATATAAAAATCCTTATTTTGTAGAGGGCTTTATAGATTCTTCGTCGTTGGTTCTTTTTGGGTGCTCTTCATGACCTTTTGCATGGGAATGACCACCACAGCATCCAAATCCCATTCTGTGCATAAGGAAAAAAAGCCCTCCTAATAGTAATAACCAGATTATATTCTCCATCATTTCATCTTTCTTTTTA is part of the Nitrospinota bacterium genome and encodes:
- a CDS encoding radical SAM protein, with translation MKYKNVLCVYPYKKELKTIGFFPPLGLEYIANAIENMVDSIKIIDLRYERESFSSFIEDKTDLVLVSHNWDLEEEFVRATINSIPENITVIVGGRHATRYVDDLFENILRIDGIVRGDGEEIVREIVQKGISSDIDGLSFKLNGKIVHNKNRELQPIQSDLYPNRKLRRNKYNITVDEFNTGIQIDLISASRGCPFNCRFCDFSFNPLGEKRGWSCRTPESVVEEIKSIEARLIGFVDDNFAVDLDWVERICDLLIKEGIKKKYIINTRLSIAKRPDILKKMYKAGFISFLIGIESSQDKTLESMNKGFTIKEIRESFKVLRRFNFIYHCYYIIG
- the corA gene encoding magnesium/cobalt transporter CorA; amino-acid sequence: MPKFFKRVSKKTGLPPGAVVHIGDKRIEKAKIDIIDYDEAQFQEKAAKKAEECFPFKDTETVTWINISGIHDVEIIKKIGKEFKLHPLVLEDIVNTGQRPKYEDFDDHIFVVLKMLYYDDKSDEIKTEQVSLIVGSNFVISFQELEGDVFHPIRERIRNSKGRIRKAGADYLAYALLDAVVDGYFIILEKIGERIEGIEEELVKNPTPETLKIIHDLKREMIFLRKSVWPLREVISVLERGESSIIHEKTQIYLRDVYDHTIQVIDTVETFRDMVSGMLDIYLSSVSNRLNQVMKVLTMIATIFIPLTFIAGIYGMNFKYMPELEWKSGYFIVLGLMFVIGLSMFIHFKRKKWF
- a CDS encoding glycine/betaine/sarcosine/D-proline family reductase selenoprotein B; this translates as MFLKIFRDRFWSKIFTLFPFLLRRWVHRFPIVRSEDVPWTPFKKDLDKCKIALVTTAGVHLKNQPPFDLLNPKGDYSYRVLPKLIRPEDYIISHSHYDHKDAERDLNIVLPLDRLAELEEEGIIGEVAENHYSFMGHIHDTDSLIKKSSKEIAEKLLEEGVDVVILTPA
- a CDS encoding mechanosensitive ion channel domain-containing protein: MEELLKELQQLVTQIALFTPRGIVGLLIFLFFWAAGVFIKIIISRIGEMVVPTNKEVFNLMGKLAKGTLILLGLIMALGKMGINITALVAGLGLTGFALGFALKDVLSNALAGLLIFIYRPFQPNDRISVTGFEGIVIEIDLRYTTLLAEGKKILIPNSTLFINAIHVFDTQK
- a CDS encoding response regulator, translating into MEYDILVADDNSSFRLVMSTVFRDAGFSIDVAKNGSDALKKFLTHKYSLIIVDLRMPVMDGEETINAIKKIDQDQPIVVISAYDNGKRKEILEAGASHFLTKPVDMDELLGVAQKFVGRYVSRR
- a CDS encoding YHS domain-containing protein, whose product is MAIDPICGMEVKEEEAAATSTYKDKTYYFCAVGCKETFDKDPEKYAEKECC